Proteins from a single region of Rhipicephalus sanguineus isolate Rsan-2018 chromosome 5, BIME_Rsan_1.4, whole genome shotgun sequence:
- the LOC125758532 gene encoding uncharacterized protein LOC125758532, with protein MLRDQIVYGISSASLREKLLRKKDLTLVTAVEYCKAEELAESQNKAWAEENKIEPVSRTPLKKGRKKCRYCNLSHAPRKCPAYGKICNNCMKPNHFAACCTSNRAAVDDVVDGVESDGDFDVLEIRTTESKRGHESRDWVVTTNIEGKQVQLKVDTGAQANLMPRSLFNRLGTKQQPYPTRSILRHYGGGEIPHCGKVRLAVQLDKRHVLLEFFIVKKKQAILGLEASEQLGLVNRVNAVDNSDGYASLKQTYPRLFTGIGRTRREYKMVLREDAVPVVQPTRRVPYALRKPLKKELDRMCAANIIEKVEEPSDWYVPGSKLVVADTLSRIPAQEHPGKGTTDVEVHAVGVLTSSVGPATLSRLQAATASDETLQDVILRLQSSIPHTISSPHFPRSNGLAEKGVQVIKRILDKTERSKEDFYLGLLNYRVCPLEDGRSPSELLMGRSLRTLLPDFSVSPPRPVRKHVQAKTPRRSLALLQKGDVVRVLNDGRWEIKAQVQDLVAPRSYTVLTEDGRVFRRNRQHLRKTPEAFCRFSHYNADDSDDTSDSSTSGAIPQGPEPPQGTQDRPPAGTSGLPNTDDFCRRSTRQQRLPSRLTYTHGFQQSETA; from the exons ATGCTGAGGGACCAAATCGTGTATGGCATTTCTAGCGCTTCCCtgcgtgaaaaacttcttcgcaaGAAGGACCTGACCCTCGTCACAGCAGTGGAATACTGCAAGGCTGAGGAACTTGctgaatcgcaaaataaagcgtgggCTGAAGAAAACAAGATTGAACCTGTTTCAAGAACGCCACTTAAGAAGGGACGAAAAAAATGCCGGTACTGCAACTTGTCACACGCGCCAAGAAAGTGTCCGGCGTACGGCAAAATATGCAACAACTGCATGAAGCCTAATCACTTCGCCGCCTGCTGTACGAGCAACCGAGCAGCAGTTGATGACGTGGTCGACGGAGTGGAGAGCGACGGTGACTTCGACGTTCTGGAGATCAGGACAACGGAAAGCAAGCGTGGTCACGAAAGTCGCGATTGGGTTGTAACAACGAACATTGAAGGAAAGCAGGTGCAGCTGAAGGTCGACACCGGAGCGCAGGCCAACTTGATGCCGCGTTCGCTGTTCAACAGGCTCGGTACTAAACAGCAGCCGTACCCCACGAGGAGCATCTTGCGTCATTATGGGGGTGGTGAAATACCACACTGTGGAAAGGTTCGCCTCGCCGTGCAGTTAGACAAGCGACACGTTCTGCTGGAGTTCTTCATAGtaaagaagaagcaagcaattTTGGGCCTCGAGGCTAGTGAGCAACTTGGTCTGGTCAACAGAGTCAACGCGGTGGACAACAGCGACGGATACGCAAGCCTAAAGCAGACATATCCAAGACTATTCACCGGCATTGGAAGGACGCGGCGCGAGTACAAAATGGTGCTTCGAGAGGACGCTGTCCCCGTAGTACAGCCAACCCGGCGCGTGCCTTACGCACTCAGAAAGCCACTCAAGAAAGAGCTCGACCGGATGTGTGCCGCGAACATCATTGAGAAAGTGGAAGAGCCGTCGGACTGG TATGTTCCAGGCAGCAAATTAGTTGTTGCTGACACCTTGTCAAGAATCCCCGCACAGGAACACCCAGGCAAGGGCACAACAGATGTTGAAGTTCATGCTGTTGGCGTCCTTACTTCAAGTGTGGGTCCAGCCACCCTCTCCCGTCTGCAGGCAGCAACGGCCAGTGATGAAACGCTGCAAGATGTCATTTTGAGATTGCAGTCGTCAATCCCA CATACAATTTCAAGTCCGCATTTTCCCAGATCCAACGGACTCGCCGAGAAGGGCGTCCAAGTGATCAAGCGCATTCTGGACAAGACGGAGAGGAGTAAAGAGGATTTCTATTTGGGCCTTCTGAACTACAGGGTGTGTCCTCTTGAGGATGGCCGGTCGCCATCAGAGCTGCTGATGGGACGAAGTCTCAGAACGCTGCTTCCAGATTTCTCAGTGTCACCCCCAAGGCCCGTGCGAAAACATGTGCAAGCAAAGACCCCAAGAAGGTCACTTGCTCTATTACAGAAGGGAGACGTCGTCCGCGTTCTCAATGATGGTAGATGGGAAATAAAAGCACAAGTCCAAGATCTCGTGGCGCCAAGGTCGTACACCGTTCTGACAGAAGATGGCCGGGTTTTCCGTCGAAATAGACAACACCTCCGCAAAACGCCAGAAGCGTTCTGTCGATTCTCCCATTACAACGCCGACGACAGCGACGACACCTCCGATTCATCTACAAGTGGAGCCATACCGCAGGGGCCAGAACCTCCGCAGGGTACGCAGGACCGACCGCCAGCCGGCACCTCAGGCTTACCGAACACTGACGACTTCTGCCGACGATCCACTAGACAACAAAGACTACCATCTCGCCTGACCTACACTCACGGATTCCAGCAGAGTGAAACAGCCTAG